The proteins below come from a single Conger conger chromosome 10, fConCon1.1, whole genome shotgun sequence genomic window:
- the fmnl3 gene encoding formin-like protein 3 isoform X2, translating to MGNIESVDGQSEMKTHIMPLKVPMPDAIELEERFALVLNSMNLPPDKARLLRQYDNEKKWELICDQERFQVKNPPHTYIHKLRGYLDQGVTRKKFRRRVQESTKVLRELEISLRTNYIGWVREFLNDENRGLDILVEYLSFAQCAVMLDFEGLEKGEEGYLERTRSWSRSMEDLPLSDSQAFCNTLTRSARQSVLRYNTMTNSKAIKNSRLISQKDDVHVCIMCLRAVMNYQYGFNQVMSHAHAVNEIALSLNNKNSRTKALVLELLAAVCLVRGGHEIILSAFDNFKEVCKEKHRFEKLMEYFRCEDGNIDFMVACMQFINIVVHSVEDMNFRVHLQYEFTKLGLDDFLEKSRHTESDKLQVQIQAYLDNVFDVGGLLEDAETKNVALEKVEELEEHLSHVTEKLLDLENETVMKVADLEMRLLYKEKELIAVKETCESTSTQVRTLRRMVKEKEAEARRQSQMERRLMELEQQGAVRLSGHEDGPLAVQTPGRGGGEAHRAGGDAPGPAAQPSPPPPPPPPPPPPPLPSAPGMGRGSFMPVPPPPPAPPLPGLSPSVILTVGLSAIRIKKPIKTKFRLPVFNWTALKPNQINGTVFNEIDDERVLEELDMDKFEELFKTRAQGAMIDLSCPKNKVSQKVVNKVTLLDSNRSKNLAITLRKASRSSEDICKAIQTFDLKALPVDFVECLTRFLPTEAESKMMRQYERDRRPLDQLAEEDRFMLLFSRIERLTQRMSIITFVGNFSDSINMLTPQLNAIIVASASVKSSPKLKRMLEIILALGNYMNSSKRGSVYGFKLQSLDLLLDTKSTDRKMTLLHYIAIVVKEKYCDLANFYNELHFVDKAAAVSLENVLLDVRELGKGMDLIRRECSLHDHPILKGFLQASDPQLDKLQRDAKTAEEAFNNVVNFFGESAKTTPPSVFFPVFVRFIKAYKDAVEENEQKKKQEEAMREKLLAQEAKQKDPKVQAQKKRQQQHEMIAELRRRQAKDHRPVYEGKDGTIEDIITDLRNQPFLRADALIRSGWRRL from the exons aactcCATGAATCTCCCCCCGGACAAAGCCCGTCTCCTACGCCAGTACGACAACGAGAAGAAGTGGGAGCTCATCTGTGACCAG GAGCGGTTTCAGGTGAAGAACCCGCCCCACACCTACATTCACAAACTGCGGGGCTACCTGGACCAAGGTGTCACTCGTAAG aaatttCGCCGCCGGGTCCAGGAGTCAACCAAAGTCCTGCGGGAGCTGGAGATTTCGCTAAGGACCAATTACATTGG GTGGGTTCGGGAGTTCCTGAACGATGAGAACCGAGGTCTGGACATCCTGGTGGAGTACCTGTCCTTCGCGCAGTGTGCCGTCAT GTTGGATTTTGAGGGATTGGAGAAAGGGGAGGAGGGGTATTTGGAGAGGACCAGGTCCTGGAGCAGGTCTATGGAGGATCTGCCCCTGAGTGACAGCCAGGCCTTCTGCAACACGCTGACCCGCTCTGCCCGCCAGTCTGTGCTTCG CTACAACACCATGACCAACAGCAAGGCCATCAAGAACTCCCGGCTCATCAGCCAGAAGGATGACGTGCACGTGTGCATCATGTGCCTACGGGCGGTCATGAACTACCAg TACGGATTCAACCAGGTGATGTCTCACGCGCACGCGGTGAATGAAATCGCCCTCAGCCTCAACAACAAGAACTCCAG GACGAAGGCTCTGGTGCTGGAGCTCCTGGCTGCAGTGTGCCTGGTCCGGGGTGGGCACGAAATCATTCTTTCTGCATTCGACAACTTCAAAGAG gtgtgcAAGGAGAAGCATCGTTTTGAGAAGCTGATGGAGTACTTCCGCTGTGAAGATGGAAACATTGACTTCATG gTTGCCTGCATGCAGTTCATCAATATTGTGGTCCATTCGGTGGAGGACATGAACTTTCGAGTCCACTTGCAATACGAGTTCACCAAGCTGGGCTTAGACGACTTCCTGGAG AAGTCCCGGCACACGGAGAGCGATAAGCTGCAGGTGCAGATCCAGGCGTACCTGGACAATGTGTTCGACGTCGGGGGGCTGCTGGAGGACGCTGAGACTAAGAACGTGGccctggagaaggtggaggagctggaggagcacCTGTCACAT GTGACAGAGAAGTTGCTGGACTTAGAGAATGAAACGGTGATGAAGGTGGCTGACCTGGAGATGCGTCTCCTGTATAAGGAAAAGGAGCTCATTGCAGTCAAG gagACGTGCGAGTCCACCAGCACGCAGGTGCGGACGCTCCGGCGGATGGtgaaggagaaggaggcggAGGCGCGGCGGCAGAGCCAGATGGAGCGCCGGCTGATGGAGCTGGAGCAGCAGGGCGCCGTCCGGCTGAGCGGCCACGAGGACGGCCCGCTCGCCGTCCAGAcgccggggcggggcgggggggaggctCACAGGGCCGGCGGAgacgcccccggccccgccgcCCAACCCtcgcctcctcccccccctccccctcctccccctcccccacctctgcCCTCAGCCCCAGGtatggggagagggagt TTCATgccagttccccccccccctccggcccCACCTTTGCCAGGACTGTCGCCATCTGTCATCCTTACCGTCGGCCTATCAG CCATCAGGATAAAGAAGCCCATCAAGACCAAATTCCGCCTGCCTGTGTTCAACTGGACCGCCCTCAAACCCAACCAGATCAACGGCACGGTCTTCAACGAGATTGACGACGAGCGTGTTCTGGAG GAGCTGGACATGGATAAGTTTGAGGAGCTGTTTAAGACGCGAGCACAGGGGGCCATGATAGACCTCTCCTGTCCGAAGAACAAAGTGTCGCAAAAGGTGGTGAACAAGGTGACCCTGCTGGATTCCAACCGCTCCAAGAACCTGGCCATCACTCTGCGCAAGGCCAGCCGGAGCAGCGAGGACATCTGCAAGGCCATCCAGAC GTTTGACCTGAAGGCGCTGCCAGTGGACTTTGTGGAGTGTCTGACGCGGTTTCTCCCCACGGAGGCGGAGTCTAAGATGATGCGTCAGTACGAGCGGGACCGGCGGCCGCTCGACCAGCTGGCCGAGGAGGACCGCTTCATGCTGCTCTTCAGCAGGATCGAGCGCCTCACCCAGCGCATGAGCATCATCACCTTCGTGGGCAACTTCTCCGACAGCATCAACATGCTCACCCCC cAACTCAATGCTATTATTGTTGCCTCAGCCTCAGTCAAGTCCTCTCCCAAACTGAAGAGAATGTTGGAG ATCATCTTAGCCCTGGGGAACTACATGAACAGCAGCAAGAGAGGCTCCGTTTATGGGTTTAAACTACAGAGTTTGGATCTG CTGTTGGACACCAAGTCGACGGACAGGAAGATGACACTTCTGCACTACATCGCCATCGTTGTCAAGGAGAAGTACTGCGACTTGGCAAACTTCTACAACGAGCTGCACTTTGTGGACAaggctgctgcag TTTCCCTGGAGAATGTGCTGCTGGACGTTCGGGAGCTGGGAAAGGGCATGGATCTGATCCGGAGGGAGTGCAGCCTACACGACCACCCCATCCTCAAAGGCTTCCTGCAGGCCAGCGACCCCCAGCTCGACAAACTGCAGAGAGACGCCAAGACCGCTGAG GAGGCCTTCAACAACGTGGTGAACTTCTTTGGCGAGAGTGCCAAGACCACGCCCCCCTCCGTGTTCTTCCCAGTGTTTGtgcgcttcatcaaggcttaCAAG GATGCAGTGGAggaaaatgaacagaagaagaagcaggagGAGGCCATGAGGGAGAAGCTCCTTGCACAGGAGGCCAAGCAGAAAGACCCCAAG gtgCAGGCGCAGAAGAAGAGGCAGCAGCAGCACGAGATGATCGCAGAGCTGCGCAGACGGCAGGCGAAGGACCACCGGCCCGTGTACGAGGGCAAGGACGGCACCATCGAGGACATCATCACAG ATCTCCGAAACCAGCCCTTCCTGCGAGCTGACGCACTGATCCGGAGCGGCTGGCGGAGACTGTAA
- the fmnl3 gene encoding formin-like protein 3 isoform X1, whose amino-acid sequence MGNIESVDGQSEMKTHIMPLKVPMPDAIELEERFALVLNSMNLPPDKARLLRQYDNEKKWELICDQERFQVKNPPHTYIHKLRGYLDQGVTRKKFRRRVQESTKVLRELEISLRTNYIGWVREFLNDENRGLDILVEYLSFAQCAVMLDFEGLEKGEEGYLERTRSWSRSMEDLPLSDSQAFCNTLTRSARQSVLRYNTMTNSKAIKNSRLISQKDDVHVCIMCLRAVMNYQYGFNQVMSHAHAVNEIALSLNNKNSRTKALVLELLAAVCLVRGGHEIILSAFDNFKEVCKEKHRFEKLMEYFRCEDGNIDFMVACMQFINIVVHSVEDMNFRVHLQYEFTKLGLDDFLEKSRHTESDKLQVQIQAYLDNVFDVGGLLEDAETKNVALEKVEELEEHLSHVTEKLLDLENETVMKVADLEMRLLYKEKELIAVKETCESTSTQVRTLRRMVKEKEAEARRQSQMERRLMELEQQGAVRLSGHEDGPLAVQTPGRGGGEAHRAGGDAPGPAAQPSPPPPPPPPPPPPPLPSAPGAGEFMPVPPPPPAPPLPGLSPSVILTVGLSAIRIKKPIKTKFRLPVFNWTALKPNQINGTVFNEIDDERVLEELDMDKFEELFKTRAQGAMIDLSCPKNKVSQKVVNKVTLLDSNRSKNLAITLRKASRSSEDICKAIQTFDLKALPVDFVECLTRFLPTEAESKMMRQYERDRRPLDQLAEEDRFMLLFSRIERLTQRMSIITFVGNFSDSINMLTPQLNAIIVASASVKSSPKLKRMLEIILALGNYMNSSKRGSVYGFKLQSLDLLLDTKSTDRKMTLLHYIAIVVKEKYCDLANFYNELHFVDKAAAVSLENVLLDVRELGKGMDLIRRECSLHDHPILKGFLQASDPQLDKLQRDAKTAEEAFNNVVNFFGESAKTTPPSVFFPVFVRFIKAYKDAVEENEQKKKQEEAMREKLLAQEAKQKDPKVQAQKKRQQQHEMIAELRRRQAKDHRPVYEGKDGTIEDIITVLKSVPFTARTAKRGSRFFCEANLCDESNC is encoded by the exons aactcCATGAATCTCCCCCCGGACAAAGCCCGTCTCCTACGCCAGTACGACAACGAGAAGAAGTGGGAGCTCATCTGTGACCAG GAGCGGTTTCAGGTGAAGAACCCGCCCCACACCTACATTCACAAACTGCGGGGCTACCTGGACCAAGGTGTCACTCGTAAG aaatttCGCCGCCGGGTCCAGGAGTCAACCAAAGTCCTGCGGGAGCTGGAGATTTCGCTAAGGACCAATTACATTGG GTGGGTTCGGGAGTTCCTGAACGATGAGAACCGAGGTCTGGACATCCTGGTGGAGTACCTGTCCTTCGCGCAGTGTGCCGTCAT GTTGGATTTTGAGGGATTGGAGAAAGGGGAGGAGGGGTATTTGGAGAGGACCAGGTCCTGGAGCAGGTCTATGGAGGATCTGCCCCTGAGTGACAGCCAGGCCTTCTGCAACACGCTGACCCGCTCTGCCCGCCAGTCTGTGCTTCG CTACAACACCATGACCAACAGCAAGGCCATCAAGAACTCCCGGCTCATCAGCCAGAAGGATGACGTGCACGTGTGCATCATGTGCCTACGGGCGGTCATGAACTACCAg TACGGATTCAACCAGGTGATGTCTCACGCGCACGCGGTGAATGAAATCGCCCTCAGCCTCAACAACAAGAACTCCAG GACGAAGGCTCTGGTGCTGGAGCTCCTGGCTGCAGTGTGCCTGGTCCGGGGTGGGCACGAAATCATTCTTTCTGCATTCGACAACTTCAAAGAG gtgtgcAAGGAGAAGCATCGTTTTGAGAAGCTGATGGAGTACTTCCGCTGTGAAGATGGAAACATTGACTTCATG gTTGCCTGCATGCAGTTCATCAATATTGTGGTCCATTCGGTGGAGGACATGAACTTTCGAGTCCACTTGCAATACGAGTTCACCAAGCTGGGCTTAGACGACTTCCTGGAG AAGTCCCGGCACACGGAGAGCGATAAGCTGCAGGTGCAGATCCAGGCGTACCTGGACAATGTGTTCGACGTCGGGGGGCTGCTGGAGGACGCTGAGACTAAGAACGTGGccctggagaaggtggaggagctggaggagcacCTGTCACAT GTGACAGAGAAGTTGCTGGACTTAGAGAATGAAACGGTGATGAAGGTGGCTGACCTGGAGATGCGTCTCCTGTATAAGGAAAAGGAGCTCATTGCAGTCAAG gagACGTGCGAGTCCACCAGCACGCAGGTGCGGACGCTCCGGCGGATGGtgaaggagaaggaggcggAGGCGCGGCGGCAGAGCCAGATGGAGCGCCGGCTGATGGAGCTGGAGCAGCAGGGCGCCGTCCGGCTGAGCGGCCACGAGGACGGCCCGCTCGCCGTCCAGAcgccggggcggggcgggggggaggctCACAGGGCCGGCGGAgacgcccccggccccgccgcCCAACCCtcgcctcctcccccccctccccctcctccccctcccccacctctgcCCTCAGCCCCAG GTGCAGGGGAGTTCATgccagttccccccccccctccggcccCACCTTTGCCAGGACTGTCGCCATCTGTCATCCTTACCGTCGGCCTATCAG CCATCAGGATAAAGAAGCCCATCAAGACCAAATTCCGCCTGCCTGTGTTCAACTGGACCGCCCTCAAACCCAACCAGATCAACGGCACGGTCTTCAACGAGATTGACGACGAGCGTGTTCTGGAG GAGCTGGACATGGATAAGTTTGAGGAGCTGTTTAAGACGCGAGCACAGGGGGCCATGATAGACCTCTCCTGTCCGAAGAACAAAGTGTCGCAAAAGGTGGTGAACAAGGTGACCCTGCTGGATTCCAACCGCTCCAAGAACCTGGCCATCACTCTGCGCAAGGCCAGCCGGAGCAGCGAGGACATCTGCAAGGCCATCCAGAC GTTTGACCTGAAGGCGCTGCCAGTGGACTTTGTGGAGTGTCTGACGCGGTTTCTCCCCACGGAGGCGGAGTCTAAGATGATGCGTCAGTACGAGCGGGACCGGCGGCCGCTCGACCAGCTGGCCGAGGAGGACCGCTTCATGCTGCTCTTCAGCAGGATCGAGCGCCTCACCCAGCGCATGAGCATCATCACCTTCGTGGGCAACTTCTCCGACAGCATCAACATGCTCACCCCC cAACTCAATGCTATTATTGTTGCCTCAGCCTCAGTCAAGTCCTCTCCCAAACTGAAGAGAATGTTGGAG ATCATCTTAGCCCTGGGGAACTACATGAACAGCAGCAAGAGAGGCTCCGTTTATGGGTTTAAACTACAGAGTTTGGATCTG CTGTTGGACACCAAGTCGACGGACAGGAAGATGACACTTCTGCACTACATCGCCATCGTTGTCAAGGAGAAGTACTGCGACTTGGCAAACTTCTACAACGAGCTGCACTTTGTGGACAaggctgctgcag TTTCCCTGGAGAATGTGCTGCTGGACGTTCGGGAGCTGGGAAAGGGCATGGATCTGATCCGGAGGGAGTGCAGCCTACACGACCACCCCATCCTCAAAGGCTTCCTGCAGGCCAGCGACCCCCAGCTCGACAAACTGCAGAGAGACGCCAAGACCGCTGAG GAGGCCTTCAACAACGTGGTGAACTTCTTTGGCGAGAGTGCCAAGACCACGCCCCCCTCCGTGTTCTTCCCAGTGTTTGtgcgcttcatcaaggcttaCAAG GATGCAGTGGAggaaaatgaacagaagaagaagcaggagGAGGCCATGAGGGAGAAGCTCCTTGCACAGGAGGCCAAGCAGAAAGACCCCAAG gtgCAGGCGCAGAAGAAGAGGCAGCAGCAGCACGAGATGATCGCAGAGCTGCGCAGACGGCAGGCGAAGGACCACCGGCCCGTGTACGAGGGCAAGGACGGCACCATCGAGGACATCATCACAG TTCTGAAGAGCGTGCCCTTCACCGCCCGCACTGCCAAGCGCGGCTCCCGTTTCTTTTGTGAAGCCAACCTCTGCGACGAGTCCAACTGCTAG